In the Euphorbia lathyris chromosome 5, ddEupLath1.1, whole genome shotgun sequence genome, one interval contains:
- the LOC136228612 gene encoding protein TRACHEARY ELEMENT DIFFERENTIATION-RELATED 7, producing MAPIHNYDYNFPYFPLPPHNPLSPPKVAPPSWKPPPSPKVAPPHNIPSPPNVAPPNYPFRPPPSPGAAPPPHFTPSPPQVPPPHHPITPSPPFPVPGSPPTHPPSPSNHPVSPPPPPHFVPPPPPTPGHHSTVIIVVFVSLGGLFFLAFLSVALCCFIKKKKKRMVQKTEVVDFDEHIKVQEAIIAGPHGEKTKVLTIEEDIHIEEKIMEHEKVGKGSHIEASHDHSQVSDLAASSSHSTQH from the coding sequence ATGGCTCCTATTCACAATTATGACTACAACTTCCCATATTTTCCTCTTCCACCCCACAATCCTCTATCTCCTCCAAAAGTTGCACCACCTTCCTGGAAGCCTCCACCATCTCCCAAAGTAGCACCACCTCATAATATCCCATCTCCTCCAAATGTTGCTCCGCCCAATTATCCATTCCGTCCTCCACCATCTCCAGGAGCGGCACCACCACCTCACTTTACTCCATCCCCTCCACAAGTACCTCCACCACATCACCCAATTACACCATCTCCACCATTTCCAGTGCCTGGTTCGCCACCTACTCATCCACCATCCCCATCAAATCACCCGGTCTCTCCCCCACCACCACCTCATTTTGTTCCACCCCCACCTCCGACGCCAGGACATCATTCAACTGTTATAATTGTTGTCTTCGTCTCACTTGGTGGTCTATTCTTTCTTGCATTTCTTTCTGTTGCGCTCTGCTGTTTCattaagaagaaaaagaaacgaATGGTTCAAAAAACTGAAGTTGTAGATTTTGATGAACACATAAAAGTTCAGGAAGCAATCATTGCAGGACCTCATGGTGAGAAAACCAAAGTACTAACCATTGAAGAAGATATTCATATTGAGGAGAAGATCATGGAACATGAAAAAGTGggcaaaggttcacacattgaaGCTTCACATGATCACTCCCAGGTTTCTGATTTGGCCGCATCTTCGTCTCATTCCACTCAGCACTAA
- the LOC136228611 gene encoding pentatricopeptide repeat-containing protein At5g04780, mitochondrial-like: MYNSIHTLSFLLRNYARHSASSIPKQTHAQILVNNYLSNLTLQTDLLLAYTKSGDLHHARKLFDRMCDRNMHSWNIFIFSHVHNSLYSEAISAFYKFMKMGFQPDHYTLPPLFKASLGVGNVYLGCILHNWVIRLGFDGYVVVGTSVLDFYLKRGELIDAHRVFSNMLWKDSAVWNLMISGFGRAGFYAEAFIMCRKMVAGGVIIDVFTVPSILNACGGAGDLMKGSEIHALIVKSIVFDGDVAVANSLIDMYAKCGCLGSSEKVFQNMPNPNVVTWTTMISSYGVHGEGEKALGIFKKMRNRGCKPNPVAITAVLASCSHSGLIDQGRHIFHSIWLDHGFEPSIEHYACMVDLLGRCGHLEKALRLVQNMKLQVTASVWGALLAGCVMHKNVMIGEIAAHHLFEMEPTNSSNYIALCYIYEYHSIWPGMVSIRTKMRELGLVKCPGCSWITIGGMVHKFYQGQPHPLAEMMCIQLLSMSKVPTFPDDFQEES; encoded by the coding sequence ATGTATAATAGTATCCACACCCTTTCTTTTCTACTCAGAAATTATGCTCGTCACTCTGCATCATCTATACCCAAGCAAACCCACGCCCAAATCCTTGTCAATAACTACCTTTCCAATCTAACCCTCCAAACCGATCTCCTTCTCGCCTACACCAAATCTGGGGATCTCCATCATGCTCGCAAACTATTCGACAGAATGTGTGACAGAAACATGCATTCctggaatatttttattttctcccaTGTCCATAACTCTCTTTACTCTGAAGCTATTTCTGCTTTTTATAAGTTTATGAAGATGGGTTTTCAGCCGGATCACTATACCTTGCCTCCTTTGTTTAAGGCATCTTTAGGCGTGGGAAATGTTTACCTCGGGTGCATTCTTCATAATTGGGTGATTAGACTTGGGTTTGATGGATACGTTGTTGTGGGTACCTCTGTCTTGGACTTCTATTTGAAACGTGGGGAACTGATTGATGCACACAGAGTTTTCTCTAACATGTTGTGGAAGGATTCTGCCGTTTGGAATTTGATGATTTCGGGGTTTGGGAGGGCGGGTTTCTATGCAGAGGCTTTTATTATGTGTAGGAAAATGGTCGCAGGAGGGGTTATCATCGATGTTTTCACTGTTCCTAGTATTTTAAATGCTTGTGGAGGAGCAGGTGACCTAATGAAAGGATCAGAAATTCATGCACTAATTGTTAAGAGTATTGTGTTTGATGGAGATGTTGCAGTTGCGAATTCACTGATTGATATGTATGCAAAGTGTGGATGCTTGGGTAGTTCAGAGAAGGTTTTTCAGAATATGCCGAATCCGAATGTGGTGACATGGACTACAATGATATCTAGTTATGGAGTACATGGGGAAGGAGAGAAAGCATTAGGTATCTTTAAGAAGATGAGGAATCGAGGATGTAAGCCTAACCCTGTCGCCATAACTGCAGTTTTAGCTAGTTGTAGTCACTCAGGTTTAATAGATCAAGGCCGCCATATTTTCCATTCAATATGGTTAGATCATGGGTTTGAACCTAGCATAGAGCACTATGCTTGTATGGTGGACCTTTTGGGTCGCTGTGGACATCTCGAGAAAGCACTTCGTCTGGTGCAGAATATGAAATTACAGGTAACAGCAAGTGTTTGGGGTGCCCTATTAGCTGGTTGTGTGATGCACAAGAATGTCATGATTGGGGAAATAGCAGCCCACCATCTCTTTGAAATGGAACCAACAAACTCTAGCAATTATATAGCTTTATGTTATATTTATGAATATCATAGCATTTGGCCAGGTATGGTAAGCATCAGAACAAAGATGAGAGAACTGGGTTTGGTGAAATGTCCGGGTTGTAGTTGGATAACAATTGGAGGAATGGTTCATAAATTCTACCAGGGCCAGCCACATCCACTGGCAGAAATGATGTGCATACAGTTGCTTAGCATGTCCAAAGTGCCGACTTTTCCTGATGATTTTCAAGAGGAAAGCTAA